GCGACGACGACGGCCGCGACCGCCGCGGATCCCGCGCCCCTGCGCAACCTTGATCCGAAGAACCCAGACATCCCGTTCCCCTCCCGTGGGCTGTGGTCTCGCCCGTACTCCCCCGACACGGATGTGGGCCCGACCCTACGCAACTTCCCCCGATCGAGCACCTGTCCGCCGGAGCAATTCCCCATTTGGTGGGGTACGAGGCCCTCACGCTCCGAAGTGCGTGCAGGTCAGAGGGAGTTCGGGGCGATTGAGACGGATCGGAGCGCTCCAGAGGTCCGGTATGCGGACGGCGGCCCGGAGCGGGTTCTCCGGAGCGCGTTCCCGGTGCGGTTGCCAGAGACGAAGCCGACGGTGCCGCAGCCCTCGGCGGCCTCGGCTCCTCAACTCCCATGGGAAATCGCCTGTCTGGGAAGCGAGGCGCGGGGAGCGAGCGGGGCAACGGGCCGGGCGGGAACGGACGTGCCGGGCCGGGCTCAGTTACGGACGGGCCGGGCCGGGCTCAGTTCCAGTGCGGCTGGCGCAGGGACAGGCCGACGCTGCCGTCGGAGAAGCGCACGGTGACGCCGAGGGTGCCGGGGTCGGTGGTGCCCAGGCGGCGGCGCAGGGTTTCGGCGCGGCGCATCACGGTGTCGACGAGAAGGGTGCGCAGGCCGAGGCCCCAGTCACAGCGGATCTTGCTGGCGGTGGGGCAGTCGGTGCGGCCGCGTCCTCGGGTGGCGGCCAGGTGGAGCGCGGTGCGGCCGCGGGCGGCGAGTGTCCGCAGGTCCCTGCCCAGTCGGGCGGCGGGGTGCGGGTCGCGTGCCTCCTCGGTCGCGGTGCGCAGTTCGGCATGTGTGTCGGCGGCGGCCGCGGCTATCGGCACCAGTAGCGCCGAGAGTGCGGCGGCCACGAGAGAGCGGCGGGAACGCCGGGTACGGGGACCCATGCCGCCCATCGTGACCCCGGCCGCTCCCGGCGGGCGCCCGCTCGTGGCCCGTACGGGTGAGCGCCCATCGTGACCGCCCCTTCACCGGGCACATAAGCCCTGGTGGGAGGCGGTTTCAGGGGTCCGGCGAGGGGCCGCCCGCAGGTGCCGTGGCACCGGGTGCGGGGGCCCGCCGCCGGTCCTCAGTGGGCGGCCGACTCCCAGTCCGCGCCGACGCCCACGGAGACGTCCAGCGGGGCCCTGAGGTGGACCGCTCCGGCCATCTCGCGGCGCATGATCTCCTCCGCCGCCTCGCGTTCGCCGGGGGCGAGCTCCAGGACGATTTCGTCGTGGACCTGAAGCAGTATCCGGGAGGTCAGCGAGGCCTCGGTGAGGGCGCGGTCCACGTTGAGCATGGCGATCTTCACGATGTCCGCCGCGGTGCCCTGGATGGGCGCGTTCAGGGCCATCCGCTCGGCGGACTCGCGGCGCTGGCGGTTGTCGCTGTTGAGGTCGGGCAGGTAGCGGCGGCGGCCGAAGAGGGTCTCGGTGTACCCGGTGGCGCGGGCCTCGTCGACGACGCGGCGCAGATAGTCGCGTACGCCGCCGAAGCGCTCGAAGTAGGTCTCCATCAGCGCGCGGGCCTCGCCGGCGTCGATGTTCAGCTGCTGGGAGAGGCCGAACGCGGACAGTCCGTAGGCCAGTCCGTACGACATGGCCTTGATCTTGCGGCGCATCTCGGCGTCGACGGCGGAGCGCTCGACGCCGAACACCTGGGAGGCGACGGTGGTGTGCAGGTCCTCGCCGGAGGTGAACGCCTCGATGAGGCCCTCGTCCTCGGAGAGGTGGGCCATGACGCGCAGTTCGATCTGGCTGTAGTCGGCGGTCAGCAGGGACTCGTACCCCTCGCCGACGACGAAGCCGCGGCGGATGGCGCGGCCCTCGTCGGTGCGCACCGGGATGTTCTGCAGGTTGGGGTCGGTGGAGGAGAGCCGTCCGGTGGCGGCGACGGTCTGGTTGAAGGTGGTGTGGATGCGCTCGTCGGGGGCGACCGACTTGATCAGGCCCTCCACGGTGACGCGCAGCTTGGCCTGTTCGCGGTGGCGGAGCATGAGGACGGGCAGTTCGTGCTCGGTCTGGGTGGCGAGCCAGGCCAGGGCGTCCGCGTCGGTGGTGTAGCCGGTCTTGGTCTTCTTGGTCTTGGGCAGGTTGAGTTCGCCGAAGAGGACTTCCTGGAGCTGCTTGGGCGAGCCGAGGTTGAACTCGCGGCCGACGGAGGCGTGGGCCTCCTTGACGGCCTGCTGCACGGCGCCCGCGAACATCTGCTCCATGGCCTCCAGATGGGCGCGGTCGGCGGCGATGCCGTGCCGTTCCATCCGGGCCAGGAGCAGCGAGGTGGGCAGTTCGATGTCGCGCAGCAGACCGGCGGCGCCGACCTCGGTCAGCTTCTCGCCGAAGACGACCGCGAGGTCCAGGACGGCGCGGGCCTGCCACATCAGCGCCTCGGCCTCGGCCTGTTCGTCGGCGCCGAAGGCGAGCTGGCCGTCGGCGGCGGAGGCGGGGGCGAGCTCGCGGTGCAGGTACTCCATGGACAGGGCGTCCAGGGCGAAGGAGCGACGGCCGGGCTTGACGAGGTAGGCGGCGAGCGCGGTGTCCATGGTGATGCCGTCGATGCGCCAGCCGTGCTCGGCGAACACGCGCAGCGCGCCCTTGGCGTTGTGCAGCACCTTGGGCTTGTCGGCGTCGGCGAGCCAGGCCGCGAAGGCCGTCTCGTCGGCGGCGTCGAGCTGTGCGGGTTCGAAGCGGGCGGCCGCTCCCCCGGCGGCGGCCAAGGCCACCTCGGTGACCGATCCGCTGCCCAGCTGCCAGCTGTCGACGCTCGCCAAGCCCAGGACGGCGTTGCCGTGTTCGGCCAGCCACGGGGCGAGTTCGCCGGTGTCCAGCACGGCGCCGTCCACCTCGACGCCGCCCGCGACCTGCTCCGGCTCGCTGTCCTCGGCGCCGGGGTCGACCGCGAGCAGGCGTTCACGCAGCGAGG
This is a stretch of genomic DNA from Streptomyces sp. NA04227. It encodes these proteins:
- the polA gene encoding DNA polymerase I → MAETASKKTEQDGAGARPRLMLMDGHSLAYRAFFALPAENFTTATGQPTNAIYGFASMLANTLRDEAPTHFAVAFDVSRKTWRSKEYTEYKANRSKTPDEFKGQVELIGELLDAMHADRFAVDGFEADDVIATLATQAEAAGYEVLVVTGDRDAFQLVSDHVTVLYPTKGVSELTRYTPEQVEERYGLTPAQYPDFAALRGDPSDNLPGIPGVGEKTAAKWIKQFGSFAELVERAEEVKGKAGQNFRDHLEAVKLNRRLTEMVRDVELPKTVAELERAPYDRKAVTLVLDTLEIRNPSLRERLLAVDPGAEDSEPEQVAGGVEVDGAVLDTGELAPWLAEHGNAVLGLASVDSWQLGSGSVTEVALAAAGGAAARFEPAQLDAADETAFAAWLADADKPKVLHNAKGALRVFAEHGWRIDGITMDTALAAYLVKPGRRSFALDALSMEYLHRELAPASAADGQLAFGADEQAEAEALMWQARAVLDLAVVFGEKLTEVGAAGLLRDIELPTSLLLARMERHGIAADRAHLEAMEQMFAGAVQQAVKEAHASVGREFNLGSPKQLQEVLFGELNLPKTKKTKTGYTTDADALAWLATQTEHELPVLMLRHREQAKLRVTVEGLIKSVAPDERIHTTFNQTVAATGRLSSTDPNLQNIPVRTDEGRAIRRGFVVGEGYESLLTADYSQIELRVMAHLSEDEGLIEAFTSGEDLHTTVASQVFGVERSAVDAEMRRKIKAMSYGLAYGLSAFGLSQQLNIDAGEARALMETYFERFGGVRDYLRRVVDEARATGYTETLFGRRRYLPDLNSDNRQRRESAERMALNAPIQGTAADIVKIAMLNVDRALTEASLTSRILLQVHDEIVLELAPGEREAAEEIMRREMAGAVHLRAPLDVSVGVGADWESAAH